From Acidimicrobiales bacterium, one genomic window encodes:
- a CDS encoding corrinoid protein, with protein sequence MSDHEDVDIDLAGLSDDDLASQMHDDLYDGLGDEIVEGTNILLERGWSADRVLQEALVEGMRIVGIDFRDGILFVPEVLLAANAMKAGMAILRPLLAETGAEPIGKAVIGTVKGDIHDIGKNLVAMMLEGAGFEVVDLGINCDVDTYLAALDEHRPDILGMSALLTTTMPYMKVVIDTLIEAGRRNDQIVMVGGAPLNEEFGAAVGADAYCRDAAVAAEKAKELIAARRANVVALDTAGSRP encoded by the coding sequence ATGAGCGACCACGAAGACGTCGACATCGACCTCGCCGGCTTGTCCGACGACGATCTGGCATCACAGATGCACGACGATCTGTACGACGGGCTCGGCGACGAGATCGTCGAGGGCACCAACATCTTGCTCGAGCGGGGCTGGAGCGCCGACCGTGTGCTGCAGGAGGCACTGGTCGAGGGGATGCGCATCGTCGGCATCGATTTTCGAGACGGCATCTTGTTCGTGCCCGAGGTGCTGCTGGCCGCCAACGCCATGAAGGCAGGCATGGCCATCCTGCGACCCCTGCTGGCCGAGACCGGCGCCGAGCCCATAGGCAAGGCTGTCATCGGAACCGTCAAGGGCGACATCCACGACATCGGCAAGAACCTGGTGGCGATGATGCTGGAAGGTGCCGGGTTCGAGGTCGTCGATCTGGGAATCAACTGTGATGTCGACACCTATCTGGCCGCACTCGACGAGCATCGCCCCGACATCTTGGGCATGTCGGCGCTGCTGACCACGACCATGCCCTACATGAAGGTCGTCATCGACACCCTGATCGAAGCCGGGCGGCGCAACGACCAGATAGTGATGGTGGGCGGTGCGCCGCTGAACGAAGAGTTCGGCGCCGCCGTCGGTGCCGACGCCTACTGCCGCGACGCAGCCGTTGCCGCAGAGAAGGCCAAGGAGTTGATAGCCGCGCGACGAGCCAACGTGGTCGCGCTCGACACCGCAGGTTCACGCCCATGA
- a CDS encoding phytanoyl-CoA dioxygenase family protein, with protein MRIEGDWNRDGAVCVREAFSPDEIRLATEAIEANLADLSPLSKRASTDHDGAFVEDFCSWTRIPQLERFVRQSSAARVAAEVLGAHTLRFFHDHVLVKEPGTAQRTPWHQDLPYYNVEGFQNLSMWIPVDPVPREVTLEFVAGSHLGPMYLPRTFLDARAAWFPEGSLAEAPDIDATADQNNVLGWQLEPGDAVCFHMNTLHTAAGNPGPHRRRVLSLRFLGEDMVHAPRPWKTSPPFPGLETQLAAGAAMDHPLFPVVWSSS; from the coding sequence ATGCGAATCGAGGGTGACTGGAACCGCGACGGCGCCGTGTGTGTCAGGGAGGCCTTCTCGCCAGACGAGATTCGGTTGGCGACCGAAGCCATCGAAGCCAACCTGGCCGACCTGTCCCCGCTGTCCAAGCGGGCCAGCACAGACCACGACGGTGCCTTCGTCGAAGACTTCTGCTCGTGGACCCGAATCCCCCAACTCGAGCGCTTCGTTCGGCAGTCATCGGCCGCCCGCGTAGCTGCCGAGGTGCTTGGCGCCCACACCCTGAGGTTCTTCCACGACCACGTGCTGGTGAAAGAGCCGGGAACTGCGCAGCGCACTCCGTGGCATCAGGACCTGCCGTACTACAACGTCGAGGGCTTCCAGAACCTCAGCATGTGGATTCCGGTCGACCCGGTGCCCAGGGAAGTCACCCTCGAGTTCGTTGCCGGGTCACATCTTGGCCCGATGTACCTGCCGCGAACGTTTCTGGACGCGCGGGCCGCCTGGTTTCCCGAGGGCTCTCTGGCCGAAGCGCCCGACATCGACGCCACCGCCGACCAGAACAACGTTCTGGGATGGCAGCTCGAACCGGGTGATGCCGTGTGTTTCCACATGAACACCCTGCACACCGCCGCCGGCAACCCGGGGCCGCACAGGCGCCGGGTGCTGTCGTTGCGGTTCCTCGGCGAAGACATGGTGCACGCCCCGCGGCCCTGGAAGACATCGCCACCCTTCCCTGGCCTGGAGACCCAACTGGCTGCCGGGGCTGCCATGGATCACCCACTGTTCCCGGTGGTGTGGAGCTCTAGCTGA
- a CDS encoding sodium:calcium antiporter: protein MLVLLTLLALVGGVVLLAVAADHFVLGAARLALIRRVPPLTVGVVIIGFGTSLPEMLVSVIAASNDQVEVAVGNIAGSSIANLSLLLGVGGCIVPLAVTSATVRREAPLALLAAVAFAVAVQGDGIAVWQGIVLLAAMVATLVVVFRSSKPDPLGPEVVELADVQHSFGFEVARTLAGLTGTVAGAQLLLWGAVDIAERAGLSEGFVGATLVAVGTSLPELVTVVQSARRRETDLIVGNLLGSNIFNCLAVGGAVGLTGGRGLDSVALAVVAPVSAVGVSALAWLAMRTRGGVGRLEGLGLVVLYAAIVPLLA, encoded by the coding sequence GTGCTCGTGTTACTCACGCTGCTGGCTTTGGTCGGCGGGGTAGTTCTGCTCGCTGTGGCGGCAGACCACTTTGTGCTGGGGGCTGCCAGGTTGGCGCTGATCCGCCGGGTGCCGCCTCTGACGGTGGGCGTTGTCATCATCGGCTTCGGAACAAGCCTGCCCGAGATGCTGGTTTCGGTGATCGCCGCTTCGAACGATCAGGTCGAGGTCGCGGTCGGCAACATCGCCGGCTCCAGCATCGCCAACCTTTCGTTGTTACTGGGCGTCGGCGGATGCATCGTGCCACTGGCGGTGACCTCTGCGACGGTCAGGCGCGAGGCGCCGCTGGCCTTGCTGGCCGCGGTGGCCTTCGCCGTGGCAGTTCAGGGCGACGGCATCGCCGTCTGGCAGGGCATCGTGTTGCTGGCGGCAATGGTCGCGACCCTGGTGGTGGTGTTTCGGTCGTCGAAACCAGACCCGCTGGGGCCCGAGGTCGTCGAGCTGGCCGACGTGCAACACTCGTTCGGGTTCGAGGTCGCCCGGACCCTTGCCGGGCTGACCGGCACCGTCGCCGGCGCCCAGCTGTTGTTGTGGGGGGCCGTCGACATCGCCGAACGCGCCGGGCTGTCGGAGGGATTCGTCGGCGCCACCCTGGTGGCTGTGGGCACCTCGTTGCCCGAACTGGTGACCGTGGTGCAGTCGGCGCGTCGCCGCGAGACCGACCTGATCGTGGGCAATCTGCTGGGTTCGAACATCTTCAACTGCCTGGCCGTCGGCGGGGCGGTGGGGTTGACAGGGGGTCGTGGGCTCGACTCGGTCGCGCTCGCCGTGGTGGCGCCGGTATCGGCGGTGGGCGTGTCGGCCCTGGCGTGGTTGGCCATGCGCACCCGCGGCGGTGTCGGGAGGCTCGAGGGGTTGGGCCTGGTGGTGCTGTACGCGGCGATAGTGCCGCTGCTCGCCTGA
- a CDS encoding methylenetetrahydrofolate reductase, giving the protein MRARARSSAPDRHHQAVADLVARLHYELVPMRSIEAAIAELPAGAPVSVTCSPAAGIPATLDYCSRLIDLGHQPIPHLAARTVADADAVEQTASWLRQHQIREVFVIAGDAPEPAGPYEGAAQFMADLIAAEPGVERIGIAGYPDGHPAIDDQALEQQLFAKQALLRSAGLDGWISTQMCFDATRVRAWLQGIRAAGMTLPVRLGVPGVVDRARLLKVGTRIGIGASLRYVSKNRSTVMRLMSPGGYDPTDLVAEFADDAQRLGIEALHSFTFNSVADTARWQAAIAVAA; this is encoded by the coding sequence GTGCGGGCACGAGCCCGGTCTTCGGCGCCCGATCGACACCACCAGGCCGTGGCCGACCTGGTGGCCCGACTGCACTATGAGCTGGTGCCGATGCGATCGATAGAGGCGGCCATCGCAGAGCTGCCTGCGGGCGCGCCGGTGTCGGTCACCTGCTCACCTGCGGCCGGAATACCAGCGACGCTCGACTATTGCAGCCGCCTGATCGACCTGGGTCACCAGCCCATCCCTCATCTGGCGGCCCGCACGGTCGCCGACGCCGACGCAGTAGAGCAGACAGCATCGTGGCTGCGTCAACACCAGATTCGAGAGGTGTTCGTCATTGCCGGCGACGCCCCAGAACCGGCGGGGCCATACGAGGGCGCGGCCCAGTTCATGGCCGACCTGATCGCTGCCGAACCCGGTGTCGAGCGCATCGGTATCGCCGGCTATCCCGACGGGCATCCGGCCATCGACGACCAAGCGCTCGAACAGCAGCTCTTCGCCAAACAGGCGCTGTTGCGCTCGGCTGGGCTCGACGGCTGGATCTCGACCCAGATGTGTTTCGACGCCACCCGCGTACGCGCCTGGCTGCAGGGCATTCGGGCCGCGGGCATGACCCTGCCCGTGAGGTTGGGTGTGCCCGGTGTGGTCGACAGGGCGCGCCTGTTGAAGGTGGGCACCCGCATCGGCATTGGGGCGTCTTTGCGTTATGTCAGCAAGAACCGCTCGACGGTGATGCGCCTGATGTCGCCCGGCGGTTATGACCCAACCGACCTGGTGGCCGAGTTCGCCGACGACGCCCAGCGCCTGGGTATAGAGGCGCTGCACTCGTTCACGTTCAACTCTGTGGCCGACACCGCACGGTGGCAGGCGGCCATTGCCGTGGCGGCCTGA
- a CDS encoding electron transfer flavoprotein subunit beta/FixA family protein, whose translation MRVLVCVKRVPAPGAKINITADGQAVDATNLGFTTSPHEECAVEAAAQLIDQHGGEAMVLTLGPAEAEEQLRYAASVGMHSGVLLVTDGTEWDPQRTAAAIAAAIEQLESEGGAFDLVLFGNESADSGGFQVGIRVAHALGRPMVNGAKGLAVDDGSVHVEREADAGRETYSLPLPAVVGIKEGINLPRYPTMRGRLASKKAEVKVMQPSAQPGGLSLVTLVRPPERASQTVVLGHGPEAAAAVVDLLEEIGVMS comes from the coding sequence GTGAGGGTTCTGGTCTGCGTCAAGCGGGTGCCCGCGCCGGGCGCCAAGATCAACATCACCGCCGACGGCCAGGCCGTCGACGCCACCAACCTCGGCTTCACCACCAGCCCACACGAAGAGTGTGCGGTGGAGGCGGCGGCCCAGCTGATCGACCAGCACGGTGGCGAGGCGATGGTGCTGACCTTGGGCCCCGCCGAGGCCGAAGAGCAGCTTCGCTACGCCGCCAGCGTGGGCATGCACAGCGGCGTGCTGTTGGTCACCGACGGCACCGAATGGGACCCTCAGCGCACGGCAGCCGCCATTGCGGCGGCGATTGAACAGCTCGAATCCGAAGGCGGCGCCTTCGATCTGGTGTTGTTCGGCAACGAGTCGGCCGACAGCGGCGGCTTCCAGGTCGGCATCAGGGTGGCGCACGCGCTGGGTCGCCCGATGGTCAACGGCGCCAAGGGTCTGGCGGTCGACGACGGCAGCGTCCACGTCGAACGCGAGGCCGATGCAGGTCGCGAGACCTACAGCCTGCCGCTGCCCGCAGTGGTGGGCATCAAGGAGGGCATCAACCTGCCCCGCTACCCCACCATGCGCGGCCGACTCGCATCGAAGAAGGCCGAGGTCAAGGTCATGCAGCCCAGCGCCCAACCGGGCGGCCTGTCGCTGGTGACCCTGGTGCGGCCACCCGAGCGCGCCTCGCAAACCGTCGTCCTCGGTCACGGGCCCGAGGCCGCAGCAGCCGTGGTCGACCTGCTCGAAGAGATCGGGGTCATGTCGTGA
- a CDS encoding CoA transferase — protein sequence MSALEGIRVLDLGQLVQGPQAAQMLADLGADVIKIELPGVGDLSRYLPSAPGDRRSGFFHGCNRGKRSVAVDLRTDGGRQVFWRLLESADVVIANFKAGTLEEWGLSYDEAAKRNPRIVYGLGSLFGPKGPAATREGADLAAQAAGGLISTTNTEGVEPTPVGATVADHMASQNLVAGVLAALVARERTGVGQRVDVSLLGGQIWAQASEYSAYFISGRVPSRADGGHPFVRSGYGIFPTADGHIAMVGIPAKRRAEFFALVGMPELADDERFLAPQMTDEVHLALRQSLAKVLVRRTTAQWCELFEAGNWRFAPVNDYQAAAADPHLVENGYVFETDHPDWGRIRTVGSPIAMSATPPVPGAVSPELGAHTDEVLIAAGLSAQDIAALRESGAIG from the coding sequence ATGAGCGCGCTCGAAGGTATCCGGGTGCTCGATCTCGGACAGCTGGTGCAGGGGCCACAGGCCGCCCAGATGCTGGCCGACCTCGGGGCCGATGTCATCAAGATCGAACTGCCAGGCGTCGGCGATTTGTCGCGCTATCTCCCGTCGGCGCCGGGGGATCGTCGTTCTGGGTTCTTCCACGGATGCAACCGCGGCAAGCGCAGCGTGGCGGTCGACCTGCGCACCGACGGCGGAAGGCAGGTGTTCTGGCGGTTGCTCGAAAGCGCAGACGTGGTCATAGCCAACTTCAAGGCCGGCACCCTCGAAGAGTGGGGGTTGAGCTATGACGAGGCGGCCAAGCGCAACCCCCGAATCGTCTATGGCCTGGGCAGCCTCTTTGGGCCGAAGGGTCCTGCGGCGACGAGGGAGGGGGCAGACCTCGCCGCCCAGGCGGCAGGTGGGCTCATCAGCACCACCAACACCGAGGGTGTCGAGCCCACACCGGTTGGGGCCACCGTCGCCGACCACATGGCGAGCCAGAACCTGGTTGCCGGAGTGTTGGCGGCGCTTGTGGCCAGAGAGCGCACCGGCGTGGGTCAAAGGGTCGACGTGTCGCTGCTGGGCGGACAGATCTGGGCCCAGGCCTCGGAATACTCGGCCTATTTCATCTCGGGGCGGGTGCCATCGAGGGCCGACGGTGGTCACCCGTTCGTGCGCAGCGGCTATGGCATCTTCCCCACCGCAGACGGCCACATCGCGATGGTGGGCATCCCGGCCAAACGCCGCGCCGAGTTCTTCGCCCTGGTCGGCATGCCAGAACTGGCCGACGACGAACGCTTCCTGGCGCCACAGATGACCGACGAAGTGCACCTGGCCTTGCGCCAGTCGTTGGCCAAGGTGCTGGTTAGGCGGACAACAGCCCAGTGGTGCGAGCTGTTCGAGGCCGGCAACTGGCGATTTGCTCCGGTCAACGACTACCAGGCCGCTGCGGCCGATCCGCACCTTGTCGAGAACGGCTATGTGTTCGAGACCGACCACCCCGATTGGGGGCGCATCCGCACGGTCGGGTCGCCCATAGCCATGTCGGCCACTCCGCCGGTGCCGGGCGCGGTGTCGCCCGAGCTCGGCGCTCACACCGACGAGGTGTTGATCGCAGCCGGTCTAAGCGCGCAAGACATCGCCGCGTTGCGCGAGTCTGGCGCCATAGGCTGA
- a CDS encoding electron transfer flavoprotein subunit alpha/FixB family protein, producing the protein MSHTLVLIEHDRGTLSPAALEALTFARTLGQPVEALTIGANADGLATHLAAFGVTRVLQAHHDMLTDYGPEAWGAVVAHAVAHTSPAVVVATGTDRGNEVLAHAAARLDLPFAANVTSVDGAEITRVRWGGSLLENARLDAQVGLLTVAHHSVDAAPADEPGAAEPVELAVDLDPHLGRSMVSGRVERAAGVTLATAPVVVGGGRGVGSEEAFAPLEELAAELGGVVGCSRAVTNNGWRNHTDQVGQTGTRIAPDVYLACGISGAIQHWVGAAASKNIIAVNTDPQANMVTRAGYAVIGDLHDVVPAITAEIRRRRG; encoded by the coding sequence GTGAGCCACACCCTCGTATTGATCGAACACGACCGCGGCACACTGTCGCCTGCTGCGCTGGAGGCCCTAACGTTCGCCCGCACGCTCGGCCAACCGGTCGAGGCCCTCACCATCGGCGCCAACGCCGACGGGTTGGCAACCCACCTGGCAGCCTTCGGCGTCACCAGGGTGCTGCAGGCCCACCACGACATGCTCACCGACTATGGACCAGAGGCGTGGGGCGCAGTGGTCGCTCATGCCGTAGCCCACACATCACCTGCTGTGGTGGTCGCCACCGGCACCGATCGCGGCAACGAGGTGTTGGCCCATGCGGCGGCCCGGCTCGACCTTCCCTTTGCCGCCAACGTCACTTCCGTCGATGGCGCCGAAATCACCAGGGTGCGTTGGGGCGGTTCGTTGCTGGAGAACGCAAGGCTCGACGCCCAGGTCGGGCTGTTGACGGTGGCCCACCACAGCGTCGACGCGGCACCCGCAGACGAGCCCGGTGCGGCCGAACCGGTCGAGCTTGCCGTCGACCTCGACCCGCACCTGGGCCGTTCCATGGTCAGCGGCCGAGTCGAACGGGCCGCGGGCGTAACCCTGGCGACAGCCCCCGTCGTCGTAGGTGGCGGCCGCGGTGTGGGCAGCGAAGAGGCGTTTGCGCCGCTCGAGGAACTGGCAGCCGAGCTCGGAGGTGTTGTGGGCTGCTCTAGGGCGGTCACCAACAACGGCTGGCGCAACCACACCGATCAGGTCGGCCAGACCGGCACCCGCATCGCGCCCGACGTCTATCTGGCCTGCGGCATCTCTGGCGCCATCCAGCACTGGGTTGGTGCAGCTGCCAGCAAGAACATCATCGCCGTCAACACCGACCCGCAGGCCAACATGGTCACCAGGGCCGGCTACGCGGTGATCGGCGACCTGCACGACGTTGTGCCTGCCATCACGGCCGAGATCCGGCGTCGCCGGGGCTGA
- a CDS encoding alpha/beta hydrolase: MTLDADVAAALEALLALDAPALSQGTVAEARANYDAAPKPRGDDVSRVEDLVVPGSAGDVPVRVYAASDAENLPMVAFFHGGGWVLSSVDGHDSLARRIAVRTGALVVSVDYRLAPEHPFPAPHDDCWAVTSWLARHGAEIGGDPSRLAVCGDSAGGNLAAGVALRARDEGIDLALQALIYPCIDDRQDRYESMVENGEGLFLTADDMVWFWDHFVPSNERLNPYAVPARAADLSGCAPAYVQTAQYDPLRDEGEHYAARLRSAGVEVDVTRYPGVVHGFVSRWHVMARAADAHHDLANALVAAFEERSG, translated from the coding sequence ATGACACTCGATGCCGACGTCGCCGCGGCCCTCGAAGCCCTGCTGGCACTTGACGCCCCCGCCTTGTCGCAAGGAACCGTGGCCGAAGCCCGGGCCAACTACGACGCGGCCCCCAAACCCCGCGGAGACGACGTCTCGCGAGTCGAAGACCTCGTGGTGCCGGGGTCTGCGGGCGATGTTCCAGTGCGTGTTTATGCCGCCAGCGACGCCGAGAACCTGCCGATGGTGGCGTTCTTCCACGGCGGGGGATGGGTTCTGTCGTCGGTCGACGGGCACGACTCGCTGGCCCGCCGGATAGCGGTACGCACCGGAGCGCTCGTGGTTTCGGTGGACTATCGGCTGGCCCCCGAACACCCGTTTCCGGCGCCCCACGACGACTGCTGGGCGGTCACCTCGTGGCTGGCGCGGCACGGAGCCGAGATAGGTGGAGACCCGTCGCGCTTGGCGGTGTGCGGCGATTCGGCCGGCGGCAACCTGGCGGCCGGCGTGGCCCTGCGGGCCCGCGACGAGGGCATCGACCTGGCCTTGCAGGCCCTGATCTATCCGTGCATCGACGACCGCCAGGACCGTTACGAATCGATGGTCGAGAACGGCGAAGGGCTGTTCCTGACCGCCGACGACATGGTGTGGTTCTGGGACCACTTCGTCCCCAGCAACGAGCGGCTGAACCCGTACGCGGTGCCAGCCCGCGCCGCCGACCTGTCGGGCTGCGCGCCCGCGTACGTTCAGACCGCCCAATACGACCCGCTTCGAGACGAGGGCGAGCACTACGCGGCCAGGCTTCGGTCGGCCGGTGTAGAGGTCGACGTCACGCGCTATCCGGGTGTGGTTCACGGCTTCGTATCGCGCTGGCACGTGATGGCCCGAGCCGCCGATGCCCACCACGATCTGGCCAACGCACTGGTGGCCGCGTTCGAAGAGCGATCGGGCTGA
- a CDS encoding IclR family transcriptional regulator: MSTVQSVERAFAVLQSLASGPAGVSEVAERCGLPKSTVARLLSTLVEVGAVEQSDALGVYGLGSVLIDLASAASPGNSLISITHPHLVDLVAQTGEAAGLSMLDGFEVYYYDQVDGDHEVQVRDWTGESVDAHVVSSGVVLLAFADPDVRDEFLGQELARWTEKTMTDPVQLAARFDDVRATGYAWTREEMSEGLNSVAAPIFNPAGRAVAAIHVHGPSYRFPPEGTDDSIAAEVVAAAQRISARLAGVT; the protein is encoded by the coding sequence ATGTCGACAGTACAATCGGTCGAGCGCGCCTTTGCCGTGCTCCAGAGCTTGGCCAGTGGGCCGGCGGGCGTCTCCGAGGTCGCCGAGCGCTGCGGGCTGCCCAAGAGCACCGTGGCCCGCCTGCTGTCGACCCTGGTCGAGGTGGGCGCGGTCGAACAAAGTGACGCCCTGGGTGTCTACGGCCTTGGCTCGGTGCTCATCGACCTGGCTTCGGCTGCCAGCCCTGGCAACAGCCTCATCTCCATCACACATCCGCATCTCGTCGACCTGGTGGCCCAGACCGGCGAAGCCGCAGGGCTTTCGATGCTCGACGGGTTCGAGGTCTACTACTACGACCAGGTCGACGGCGATCACGAGGTGCAGGTCCGCGACTGGACCGGCGAGAGCGTCGATGCCCACGTGGTGTCGTCTGGCGTCGTGTTGCTGGCCTTCGCAGACCCAGACGTGCGAGATGAGTTCCTCGGCCAGGAACTGGCCAGGTGGACCGAAAAGACGATGACCGACCCGGTTCAGCTGGCCGCGCGGTTCGACGATGTTCGTGCCACGGGCTACGCCTGGACCCGCGAGGAGATGTCGGAAGGCCTCAACTCGGTGGCTGCCCCCATCTTCAACCCGGCGGGGCGGGCCGTGGCCGCCATCCACGTGCATGGTCCCTCATACCGCTTCCCACCCGAGGGCACCGACGACTCGATTGCCGCCGAGGTCGTGGCGGCTGCGCAACGGATATCAGCGCGCCTAGCTGGGGTGACATAG
- a CDS encoding trimethylamine methyltransferase family protein, translating into MTDIHDPGAPERRSRRAGGRDARRALRSTATKASAAFLTRKIKPYELVSDEGLELLEYNADTLLEQVGVEIRDYPAALAYFGNAGADVDGTRVRFPRGLCRQLVQGNAPSVYTQHARNPLRDVQIGGDAMVFAPNYGSPFVHDLDRGRRYATITDFENFVKLAYLSPFMHHSGGTVCEPVDISVETRHLDMVFAHLRWSDKPFMGSVTAPERAADSVEMARIAFGGDLADRTVMTSLINASSPMVWDATMLGAAEVYAANNQACVISPFILAGAMAPATSAGVAAQTLAEALVGMAFTQLVRPGAPVVFGSFASSMSMQTGAPTFGTPEPAIVLYTMAALARRLGVPFRSGGSLTASKVPDAQAAYESLATLEPTVLAGVNFVLHAAGWLEGGLTIGYEKFVLDCDQLGAMHTFAQGLDLSDAGQALDALLAHTPGEHHLGTQHTLANFETAFYRALTADNASYEQWSEEGSRDAAQRANEMWQRELAAYEAPPIDDAIADELTEFVVRRRTELAEAR; encoded by the coding sequence ATGACCGACATTCACGACCCTGGCGCCCCGGAACGGCGGTCTCGTCGGGCCGGTGGCCGCGACGCGAGGCGCGCCCTCAGGTCGACGGCCACCAAGGCGTCGGCCGCCTTCCTGACCCGCAAGATAAAGCCCTACGAACTGGTCAGCGACGAGGGCCTCGAGCTGCTCGAATACAACGCCGACACCCTGCTCGAGCAGGTGGGGGTCGAGATCCGCGACTATCCGGCGGCGCTGGCCTATTTCGGCAACGCGGGGGCCGATGTCGACGGAACCCGCGTCAGGTTCCCCCGCGGACTGTGTCGCCAGTTGGTGCAGGGCAACGCCCCCTCCGTTTACACCCAGCATGCACGCAACCCGCTGCGCGACGTTCAAATCGGTGGCGATGCCATGGTGTTTGCCCCCAACTACGGGTCGCCGTTCGTACACGATCTCGACCGCGGTCGCCGCTATGCCACCATCACCGACTTCGAGAACTTCGTGAAGCTGGCGTATCTGTCGCCGTTCATGCATCACAGCGGTGGAACGGTGTGTGAACCGGTCGACATCTCGGTCGAGACCCGCCACCTCGACATGGTGTTCGCTCACCTGAGATGGAGCGACAAGCCGTTCATGGGCTCGGTGACCGCCCCCGAGCGGGCTGCCGACTCGGTCGAGATGGCCCGCATAGCGTTCGGCGGCGACCTGGCCGACCGCACGGTCATGACCAGCCTCATCAACGCCTCGTCGCCCATGGTCTGGGACGCCACCATGCTCGGCGCAGCCGAGGTCTATGCGGCCAACAACCAGGCGTGCGTGATCTCGCCGTTCATCCTGGCCGGCGCCATGGCGCCGGCGACCTCGGCCGGGGTAGCGGCCCAGACACTGGCCGAGGCCCTGGTGGGCATGGCGTTCACGCAGCTTGTCAGACCCGGTGCCCCGGTGGTGTTCGGCTCGTTTGCCAGCTCGATGTCGATGCAGACCGGAGCGCCCACCTTCGGCACGCCAGAACCCGCCATAGTTCTGTACACCATGGCCGCCCTCGCTCGCCGGTTGGGTGTTCCGTTCCGCTCGGGCGGCTCGTTGACGGCGTCGAAGGTGCCAGATGCCCAGGCTGCTTACGAGTCGCTCGCCACGCTCGAGCCGACGGTTCTGGCCGGGGTCAACTTCGTTCTTCACGCCGCGGGCTGGCTGGAGGGCGGCCTGACCATCGGCTACGAGAAGTTCGTGCTCGACTGCGACCAGTTGGGTGCCATGCACACCTTCGCCCAAGGCCTCGATCTAAGCGACGCGGGCCAAGCCCTGGACGCCTTGCTGGCCCACACCCCGGGCGAGCACCACTTGGGCACCCAGCACACCCTGGCCAACTTCGAGACCGCGTTCTACAGGGCGCTCACCGCAGACAACGCCAGCTACGAGCAATGGTCGGAAGAGGGCAGCAGAGACGCCGCCCAGCGTGCCAACGAGATGTGGCAACGCGAGCTGGCTGCCTATGAAGCGCCGCCCATAGACGACGCCATCGCCGACGAGCTGACAGAGTTCGTCGTGCGTCGACGCACAGAGCTGGCAGAAGCCCGGTGA
- a CDS encoding rhodanese-like domain-containing protein — MALVHPEYLVTTQWLADHLDDPDVVVLDVTARLTSSLDNAPGLQCWIDQHIPGSVFFDVASAKGRLSNPDASLPWMWPTADQFGATMADIGVGPHTKVVLVGRTPRPGVDSGTMWCTRAWWTMHHFGVDCAILHGGIERWQAEGRPMAHGEDQPAARPVPTPAEPSGEWQRARATKDDVLAAVQAIGSGDASVCIVDALSANNYGGSSDVYGGRAGHIEGAINVPYASLIEAETCGFVDAVTMRAVLADAGLLDAPRVITYCGGAIAATVDAFCLALLGHQDVAVYDGSLMEWAADPNMPMVNPSA; from the coding sequence ATGGCTTTGGTTCACCCCGAATACCTCGTAACGACCCAGTGGCTGGCAGACCACCTGGACGACCCAGACGTGGTGGTGCTGGACGTGACGGCCCGCCTGACCTCCAGCCTCGACAACGCCCCGGGCCTGCAGTGCTGGATCGACCAGCACATACCCGGTTCGGTGTTCTTCGACGTCGCCTCCGCAAAGGGGCGCTTGTCGAACCCAGACGCTTCGTTGCCCTGGATGTGGCCCACGGCCGACCAGTTCGGGGCGACCATGGCCGACATCGGCGTGGGACCCCACACCAAGGTGGTTCTGGTGGGCCGCACGCCGAGGCCCGGCGTCGACTCGGGCACCATGTGGTGCACCCGGGCGTGGTGGACCATGCACCACTTCGGGGTCGACTGCGCCATCTTGCACGGCGGCATCGAGCGGTGGCAGGCCGAAGGTCGTCCCATGGCCCACGGCGAAGATCAACCCGCCGCACGACCGGTGCCGACGCCGGCCGAGCCGTCAGGCGAATGGCAGCGGGCCCGCGCCACAAAGGACGATGTGCTGGCCGCTGTCCAAGCGATCGGCTCGGGCGACGCCAGCGTGTGCATCGTCGACGCGCTCAGCGCCAACAACTACGGCGGGTCCAGCGACGTCTACGGAGGGCGAGCCGGCCACATCGAGGGTGCGATCAACGTGCCGTATGCGTCGCTGATAGAGGCCGAGACCTGCGGTTTCGTCGACGCCGTAACAATGCGAGCGGTGCTGGCCGACGCCGGGCTGCTGGATGCCCCGCGGGTCATCACCTATTGCGGCGGCGCCATCGCCGCCACGGTCGACGCCTTCTGCCTTGCCCTGCTGGGCCACCAGGACGTTGCGGTGTACGACGGCAGCCTCATGGAGTGGGCCGCCGACCCCAACATGCCGATGGTCAACCCCAGCGCCTGA